One Paenisporosarcina sp. FSL H8-0542 genomic region harbors:
- a CDS encoding YdeI/OmpD-associated family protein, translated as MNSTKTVIEKLGIHNYSTKLILNKPETVHDFEDLHYDTTIKDTRYQFVFVFTFTLEDFTQQLNTIIDKNLIEDNGYLYFAYPKKKNPTYKEFIERDRLYEDLSVDEDGYVRNSQLKFSRMVSLNETFTIVGLKSLPKKPKKTDSIKNSQCADDYIEYVEHIKEYLSRNEDLLEAYNKLTFGYQKDWARYVYSAKKLETQEKRLLEMETILGEGFKSMDLFRRKKK; from the coding sequence ATGAATTCTACGAAAACTGTCATTGAAAAATTAGGCATACATAACTACTCCACCAAATTAATCTTAAATAAACCAGAAACAGTCCATGATTTTGAAGATTTACACTATGATACGACCATAAAGGATACTCGTTACCAGTTCGTATTTGTCTTCACTTTCACACTGGAAGATTTCACACAACAACTGAACACAATCATTGACAAGAATCTGATAGAAGACAATGGCTATCTGTATTTTGCATATCCCAAAAAGAAGAATCCGACCTATAAAGAATTTATTGAACGTGATCGATTGTATGAAGATTTATCAGTTGATGAAGATGGTTATGTTCGAAACAGTCAGCTGAAATTTTCGCGCATGGTCAGTCTGAATGAAACCTTTACAATTGTGGGATTGAAATCGTTGCCTAAGAAACCTAAAAAAACAGACAGCATAAAAAATAGCCAATGCGCCGATGACTATATTGAGTATGTAGAACACATCAAAGAATATTTGAGTCGCAATGAAGATTTACTGGAAGCTTATAATAAATTGACTTTCGGCTATCAAAAAGATTGGGCACGATATGTGTATAGTGCGAAGAAACTTGAAACTCAGGAAAAACGCTTACTTGAAATGGAAACCATTCTAGGGGAAGGCTTCAAATCCATGGATTTGTTTCGAAGAAAGAAAAAGTAA
- a CDS encoding GrpB family protein yields the protein MKLGLKKDEIILAPHSNEWDTEFLKTKHEIQNHTKLESSRIEHIGSTSIKGLMAKPIVDIVVGLDEIKQIDKSFSEGLKKAGFLRLGVERPSEVVFAKFTDDTYDMKTHFIHLVEYKKELWNNLIFFRDYLNSHEATRKEYEQLKLEYVKESNSGILEYTNHKEEFVKRICAMRLNG from the coding sequence TTGAAACTGGGATTGAAAAAAGATGAGATCATATTAGCACCTCATTCAAATGAATGGGATACGGAATTTCTTAAGACAAAACATGAAATACAAAATCACACCAAGCTTGAAAGTAGCAGGATTGAACACATCGGCAGTACATCCATTAAAGGGCTAATGGCAAAACCAATAGTGGATATTGTCGTTGGTCTTGATGAAATAAAACAAATCGATAAATCATTTTCAGAAGGTCTTAAAAAAGCAGGCTTTTTAAGATTAGGTGTGGAACGACCATCAGAAGTGGTTTTTGCGAAATTTACAGATGACACATATGATATGAAAACGCATTTTATCCATTTGGTTGAATATAAAAAAGAACTATGGAATAACTTAATTTTCTTCAGAGATTATTTAAACTCGCACGAAGCAACTAGAAAAGAATATGAGCAACTCAAATTGGAATATGTAAAAGAGAGCAATAGTGGCATTCTGGAATACACGAATCATAAGGAAGAATTCGTCAAACGCATTTGTGCCATGAGATTGAATGGTTGA
- a CDS encoding FAD-binding oxidoreductase, producing MIKIRYLAIVIYAVVLASSFTMYQSQQVNLTQEDRGRLLPVKMKSVKSTDSEDEIQSIVRNADLKDEKISIAGMQHSQGGQTLYPGGIMLDMKQYNKILNLDEKNKLITVQSGVTWADIQSYINPYGLALKVSQSQNIFTVGGSMSVNVHGRDIRHHTLIETIESFRLLNAEGQIINVSRNENAELFKLVIGGYGLFGVILDVTLELTEDELYQVHTESISYDEYTSYFTKNVLQNDDVKMHLARISVAPDSFLTDMYVTDFSTASDQSNLEDYTSLKRESIIAIPKFFLGLSRLSGWGKNTFWNIQEGYNDRLEHSYMSRNNVMRSETTFMDYDNATNTEVLQEYFVPIDQYSSYIDDLRKLLKDEKEINLLNITVRYVGQNEESVMSYTKDDMFALVILINQGKSEESIESTGQIIRKMIDVTLDHDGSYYLPYYHYPTRKQLEKAYPRTNEFFEMKEKYDPEERFMNLFYEEYHK from the coding sequence ATGATCAAAATTCGATATTTAGCAATCGTAATATATGCGGTAGTATTGGCTTCTTCCTTTACCATGTATCAGTCTCAACAAGTCAATCTGACACAAGAAGACAGAGGACGTCTGTTACCTGTCAAAATGAAGTCCGTGAAATCAACCGATAGTGAAGATGAAATCCAAAGTATTGTTCGTAACGCGGATCTGAAGGACGAGAAGATTTCGATAGCAGGTATGCAACACAGTCAAGGTGGTCAAACCCTTTATCCAGGGGGGATAATGCTCGACATGAAGCAATATAATAAAATTCTCAACCTGGATGAAAAAAATAAGCTCATTACAGTACAAAGTGGCGTGACATGGGCTGATATTCAATCTTACATAAATCCGTACGGTCTAGCTTTAAAAGTCAGTCAATCGCAAAACATTTTCACTGTTGGGGGGTCAATGAGCGTGAATGTTCATGGCCGTGATATCCGCCATCATACGCTGATTGAAACGATAGAATCATTTCGGTTACTTAATGCTGAAGGACAAATAATCAATGTGAGCCGGAATGAAAATGCAGAGTTGTTTAAACTAGTAATCGGTGGCTACGGGCTTTTCGGAGTTATCTTAGATGTGACCTTGGAATTGACAGAAGACGAACTTTATCAAGTACATACAGAATCAATTTCTTACGATGAATACACATCGTATTTCACAAAAAATGTTTTGCAAAATGATGATGTAAAAATGCATCTTGCCAGAATCTCAGTAGCACCAGATAGCTTTTTAACGGATATGTATGTAACTGATTTTTCTACTGCTTCTGATCAATCAAATTTAGAAGATTACACTTCGTTGAAACGGGAAAGTATCATTGCCATCCCTAAATTTTTCCTTGGTCTTTCGCGTCTGAGTGGTTGGGGTAAAAATACGTTCTGGAATATCCAAGAAGGATATAATGACCGGTTGGAGCATTCATATATGTCCAGAAATAATGTTATGCGGTCTGAGACAACTTTTATGGATTATGATAATGCTACAAACACAGAAGTGCTACAGGAATATTTTGTTCCGATTGATCAGTATTCTTCGTATATCGATGATTTGAGAAAATTGCTGAAAGATGAAAAAGAGATAAACTTATTGAACATCACAGTGCGCTACGTGGGGCAAAATGAAGAATCTGTCATGTCTTACACAAAAGATGACATGTTTGCACTCGTGATTCTTATTAATCAAGGCAAGAGTGAAGAGAGTATAGAATCCACAGGTCAAATCATCAGAAAAATGATTGATGTAACGCTGGACCATGATGGGAGCTATTATTTGCCTTATTATCACTATCCGACCAGGAAACAGCTGGAAAAAGCATATCCGAGAACAAATGAATTCTTCGAGATGAAAGAAAAATACGATCCAGAAGAGCGCTTCATGAATCTTTTCTATGAGGAGTATCACAAATGA
- a CDS encoding MFS transporter: MNARKFILYQGTVGMAASMIFPFYILLLKNVGNSYVQFGWAYGLFALTAALSYPVIGKFADKAGDKILLMIYSWGMALILLVFPLAFEIWHIYVLQIIMGLLGAVQKNSEKTILARTVQKETAGKEIGRYHVWTSIGAAVAVIGTGYLVDFLTIGSIFYLASIVFAWSGFYVMRLDTKV; the protein is encoded by the coding sequence ATGAATGCAAGAAAATTTATACTTTATCAAGGTACAGTTGGAATGGCAGCAAGCATGATTTTTCCGTTTTATATATTGCTGCTAAAAAATGTGGGGAACAGCTACGTCCAGTTCGGATGGGCTTATGGGCTTTTCGCATTAACTGCTGCGCTAAGTTATCCTGTAATAGGGAAATTCGCTGACAAAGCAGGAGACAAAATTCTTTTAATGATTTATTCATGGGGGATGGCATTGATTTTGCTGGTGTTCCCATTGGCTTTTGAAATCTGGCATATCTACGTACTTCAAATAATCATGGGTTTACTAGGTGCCGTCCAAAAAAACTCTGAAAAAACGATTCTGGCACGTACCGTTCAAAAAGAAACGGCTGGGAAGGAAATCGGTCGTTATCATGTTTGGACCTCTATAGGAGCTGCCGTTGCCGTGATTGGAACAGGCTATTTAGTCGATTTTCTGACGATTGGCAGTATCTTTTATCTGGCATCAATCGTTTTTGCATGGAGCGGGTTTTATGTGATGAGGCTTGATACGAAGGTTTAA
- a CDS encoding DUF4181 domain-containing protein, translating into MDAFTLTGLFIAFASYLFITQFYFKKRLNIKSKWRGMISQDRNRYILAFEFVICFLFFASMMSLAEKTSNQTNLGLILTTPMFALFFLLGITRGFEEWLLHREEKAYYYEWLGSILILVIFLIIFIGQQA; encoded by the coding sequence ATGGATGCTTTTACGTTAACAGGGTTATTCATTGCCTTTGCCAGTTATCTATTTATTACCCAATTTTACTTTAAAAAAAGACTGAATATAAAAAGCAAATGGAGAGGAATGATTTCTCAAGATAGAAACCGTTATATACTTGCTTTCGAGTTTGTTATTTGTTTTTTATTTTTTGCAAGTATGATGAGCTTGGCTGAGAAGACATCCAATCAAACAAATTTAGGATTAATTTTGACTACTCCCATGTTTGCTCTGTTTTTTTTACTGGGGATAACTCGCGGATTTGAGGAATGGCTTTTACATCGGGAAGAAAAGGCTTACTATTATGAATGGTTAGGTTCAATTTTGATTTTAGTAATATTTTTAATTATCTTCATAGGACAACAAGCATAA
- a CDS encoding TolB domain-containing protein gives MVKLIHMLVIFCFLSPSISNATPTDSTVKVAYIKDGFLWINDKGLDKKVTDQKSNYPYPPQWSFDGKMLLYQKEVRATINESQGTENELWVYDLQTKKHRKIFYDGHDPKWSPTENIVAFQSGGVLNISDLTSFYNIALGVDAYEWQPNGKGFIASSSASLRPDGWTHPILYTISLKGGYQNISDLTKHVKKFLVIPKELKKNDVKIPSINAQSFAYSPNNKWISFIVSPTASFSMDSDMLCVISAEGKEFTVLDEVILEFQSKWSFKDSLLGYIAGGGRIVFGFKDKDLKVTELPAYHTLTLTPKNYADMGFTWVNDRSLIVSRVKETDWSNDPKKRPKPTLYFVTLDSQKQIQITMPSKDQGDYNPQFLPLINKITWVRQIDIASTKGDLWVAEPNGENAQIWIQDIGPYSFYPSK, from the coding sequence ATGGTTAAACTTATTCATATGTTAGTGATATTCTGTTTTTTATCTCCTTCTATATCGAATGCGACACCAACTGATTCTACAGTTAAAGTCGCCTACATTAAGGACGGCTTTTTGTGGATAAACGATAAAGGTTTAGACAAAAAAGTGACAGATCAAAAATCAAATTATCCTTATCCCCCACAATGGTCTTTTGATGGTAAAATGCTTCTTTATCAAAAAGAAGTACGGGCTACCATTAATGAAAGTCAAGGTACTGAAAATGAATTGTGGGTCTATGATTTACAAACCAAAAAGCACCGTAAAATTTTTTATGATGGACACGATCCAAAATGGTCGCCAACAGAAAATATTGTGGCTTTTCAAAGTGGCGGTGTTTTAAATATATCTGACTTAACCAGTTTTTATAATATCGCTCTAGGAGTCGACGCTTATGAATGGCAGCCGAATGGAAAGGGCTTTATCGCATCATCAAGTGCTTCCTTGAGGCCAGATGGATGGACACATCCAATCCTCTATACCATTTCATTAAAGGGTGGTTATCAAAACATCAGCGACTTAACAAAACACGTGAAAAAATTTTTAGTTATTCCAAAAGAACTTAAGAAAAATGATGTAAAAATCCCTTCAATCAATGCCCAATCGTTTGCTTATTCACCAAATAACAAATGGATATCTTTTATTGTGTCACCAACTGCTTCCTTTTCTATGGACAGTGATATGCTTTGTGTAATTTCTGCAGAAGGGAAAGAATTCACCGTACTCGATGAGGTAATCCTCGAGTTCCAGTCGAAGTGGTCATTTAAGGACAGTTTACTCGGTTATATCGCAGGCGGAGGACGAATCGTATTTGGTTTCAAAGATAAAGATTTAAAAGTAACTGAACTCCCTGCATACCATACTTTGACCCTTACTCCCAAAAACTATGCAGACATGGGATTTACATGGGTCAACGACCGTTCTCTTATCGTATCCAGAGTAAAAGAAACTGACTGGTCAAATGACCCTAAAAAACGACCCAAACCAACATTATATTTTGTAACTCTAGACAGTCAGAAACAAATCCAAATAACAATGCCTTCTAAAGATCAAGGAGATTATAACCCACAATTCCTGCCCTTGATAAACAAAATCACTTGGGTAAGACAAATCGATATCGCTTCTACCAAAGGGGATTTGTGGGTAGCCGAACCGAATGGGGAAAATGCACAAATATGGATACAAGATATCGGACCGTACTCCTTTTATCCTTCAAAATGA
- the speD gene encoding adenosylmethionine decarboxylase produces MSLTPNERIKLHGFNNLTKTLSFNMYDICYTRTKEEREAYINYIDEQYNAERLTNILTNVSDMIEATILNIAQQDYEPQGASVTILVSEGPVDESPLESFKQSPGPFPDTVVGHLDKSHITVHTYPEYHPDEGISTFRADIDISTCGEISPLKALNYLIHSFETDVMVMDYRVRGFTRDVKGHKLFIDHDINSIQNFIPKSVQDVFQMIDVNVYQENIFHTKCKLKKFDLNNYLFGYKEDELSEEEKIEITKKLKKEMDEIFYAKNMS; encoded by the coding sequence ATGAGTTTAACGCCAAATGAAAGAATTAAATTACATGGTTTTAACAATCTAACCAAAACATTAAGTTTTAACATGTACGATATATGCTACACAAGAACTAAGGAAGAGCGCGAGGCTTATATCAACTATATTGACGAACAATATAATGCAGAGCGTCTTACGAACATCTTGACCAACGTGTCAGATATGATTGAGGCAACCATTTTAAATATTGCGCAACAAGATTATGAGCCTCAAGGTGCGAGTGTGACGATTCTTGTTTCTGAAGGACCGGTCGATGAATCACCATTGGAATCATTCAAGCAATCTCCTGGGCCGTTTCCTGATACAGTAGTAGGTCATTTGGACAAAAGTCATATAACGGTTCACACATATCCTGAGTACCATCCTGACGAAGGAATCAGTACATTCCGTGCAGATATCGATATTTCAACATGTGGAGAGATTTCTCCTCTTAAAGCTCTGAACTATTTGATTCACTCTTTTGAAACAGACGTAATGGTCATGGATTACCGCGTGCGTGGCTTTACGAGAGACGTGAAAGGTCATAAACTTTTCATAGACCATGACATCAATTCCATTCAAAATTTCATTCCTAAAAGCGTTCAGGACGTTTTCCAAATGATCGATGTGAATGTCTATCAGGAAAACATTTTCCATACAAAATGTAAACTGAAGAAATTCGACCTTAACAATTACTTATTCGGGTACAAGGAAGATGAGTTATCTGAAGAAGAAAAGATTGAGATTACGAAGAAACTGAAAAAAGAAATGGATGAAATCTTCTACGCGAAAAATATGTCTTAA
- a CDS encoding multicopper oxidase domain-containing protein, producing MSEENNVSRRDILKLGSAGVIGVAGSYLLSTMTGLNPVIKAATHSGNKHGNMNHSNTMTDVSKSEGYKMAEKALTTFDYGTVSVLPNGQTLRVYEVEAIDKEIEIAKGIKFPGWTYNGTIPGPTFRCTEGDLLRFNFINKGSHPHSIHFHGIHPPEMDGLESIYPGQTFTYEFEAKPYGLQIYHCHVMPLARHIHKGLYGNFIIDPKKPREPALELNMVMNGFDLDLDGENEFYTVNGYANAFMNHPIKIKKDQLVRIYLSNLTEFDLLNSFHLHANYFTYYPTGRNDNPSQFTDTIMQCQGERGILEVRFPYKGKYMFHAHVSEFAELGWMGFFEVE from the coding sequence ATGAGCGAAGAAAACAACGTTTCTAGACGCGACATCTTAAAGTTGGGATCTGCCGGGGTCATTGGGGTAGCAGGCAGTTATTTGTTAAGTACAATGACTGGATTAAATCCCGTCATTAAAGCAGCTACACACAGTGGTAATAAGCACGGCAACATGAATCACAGTAATACAATGACGGATGTTTCAAAAAGCGAAGGCTATAAGATGGCTGAAAAAGCACTTACAACGTTTGATTATGGCACAGTGAGTGTGCTACCAAATGGGCAAACGTTACGTGTTTATGAAGTTGAAGCTATTGATAAAGAAATAGAAATTGCAAAAGGGATAAAATTTCCTGGTTGGACGTATAACGGAACGATTCCTGGACCGACGTTTCGTTGTACAGAGGGTGATCTTTTACGTTTCAACTTTATTAATAAAGGCAGTCATCCTCACTCGATTCATTTTCATGGAATTCACCCACCAGAAATGGATGGATTGGAGTCTATATATCCCGGACAGACATTCACGTATGAATTTGAAGCAAAACCATATGGATTACAAATTTACCATTGCCATGTCATGCCTTTAGCTCGACATATTCATAAAGGGTTATATGGTAATTTTATTATCGATCCAAAAAAGCCAAGAGAACCGGCGTTAGAATTGAACATGGTCATGAATGGATTTGATTTGGATTTAGACGGCGAAAACGAATTTTATACGGTGAATGGATATGCGAATGCATTTATGAACCATCCGATTAAAATCAAGAAAGATCAACTTGTCCGAATATACTTAAGTAATTTAACTGAATTCGACTTATTAAATTCTTTCCACTTGCATGCTAATTACTTTACGTATTATCCAACAGGTCGAAATGATAACCCTTCACAGTTTACAGATACAATTATGCAATGTCAGGGTGAGCGAGGGATTCTGGAAGTGCGTTTTCCGTATAAAGGGAAATATATGTTTCATGCTCATGTAAGTGAGTTCGCTGAGTTAGGCTGGATGGGATTTTTCGAAGTAGAGTAA
- a CDS encoding ZIP family metal transporter, which produces MKVKWIISGLVPLLLLVAVVAWVMINGAGIEKDPAAPIEVLNIERINTTYSGFEISISNTGPEPLTISQVIVNDSIWNFGVSPSETLKRFEEGEITINYPWVQGDPHVIKIITENGIITEGEIAAATLTPERSWSNFLNYGFIGFYVGIVPITLGLLWYPFMKRFSRKWINAILALTVGLLLFLFIGTLADGFEMGAEAPAVLQGTMVVVLGAVLTFLLLIGFDQYSQKKQALKVSSPFNIALLMAVGIGLHNFGEGLAIGTSFSLGEAALGTFLVIGFTLHNITEGIGIAAPLLKIKPRIRDFVLLGVIAGAPAIIGTWVGGFIFSPILGALFLGIGAGAILQVIYVITKMLINDHKKHLEPTVSWLNFSGFTIGLLIMYLTAFFVKY; this is translated from the coding sequence ATGAAAGTTAAATGGATTATATCGGGATTAGTACCCCTATTGTTACTTGTGGCAGTAGTTGCTTGGGTGATGATCAATGGTGCTGGTATTGAGAAAGACCCTGCCGCCCCAATCGAAGTACTAAATATTGAACGAATTAACACAACATACAGTGGGTTTGAAATATCAATCAGTAATACTGGGCCAGAGCCCCTAACGATATCTCAAGTAATAGTGAATGATTCGATATGGAATTTTGGTGTCTCTCCATCAGAAACATTAAAACGATTTGAAGAAGGGGAAATTACGATTAATTACCCTTGGGTGCAAGGCGATCCACATGTAATTAAGATAATTACTGAAAATGGAATTATTACAGAAGGTGAAATTGCAGCTGCGACACTCACTCCAGAAAGAAGCTGGAGCAATTTTCTTAATTACGGGTTTATAGGGTTTTATGTTGGTATCGTACCCATTACATTAGGTTTATTGTGGTATCCATTCATGAAACGTTTCTCACGAAAATGGATTAACGCTATTCTTGCTCTTACCGTTGGGTTACTTCTATTCTTATTTATTGGTACATTGGCTGATGGCTTTGAAATGGGTGCTGAAGCGCCTGCAGTCTTGCAAGGTACTATGGTGGTAGTGCTAGGTGCAGTTCTTACTTTCTTATTATTAATTGGATTTGACCAGTATTCACAGAAAAAACAAGCATTGAAAGTTTCTTCTCCTTTTAATATCGCTTTATTAATGGCTGTCGGAATCGGGCTCCATAACTTTGGGGAAGGGCTGGCTATCGGTACTTCGTTCTCTCTTGGCGAAGCTGCACTAGGCACATTCTTAGTCATTGGCTTTACTCTTCATAACATTACTGAAGGTATAGGAATAGCAGCTCCCTTGTTGAAGATTAAACCTAGAATAAGAGACTTTGTATTATTAGGCGTAATAGCAGGTGCTCCAGCAATTATTGGTACCTGGGTTGGTGGCTTCATTTTCTCTCCGATTCTCGGCGCATTGTTCTTAGGGATTGGTGCAGGTGCCATCTTACAAGTAATTTATGTCATCACTAAAATGTTAATTAACGATCATAAGAAACATTTGGAACCTACTGTTTCTTGGTTAAACTTCAGTGGTTTCACAATCGGTCTGCTAATCATGTATCTTACAGCCTTTTTCGTTAAATATTAA
- a CDS encoding helix-turn-helix transcriptional regulator: MQKDLNNNRSNFGAWLDKQEDINIYSLEKASNIGYATIKKLCNNQNYSPRFSTIAKINHGLKMLGKNIEVNDYL; encoded by the coding sequence TTGCAAAAGGACCTTAATAATAACAGGAGTAATTTTGGTGCTTGGCTCGATAAACAAGAAGATATAAATATTTATTCGTTAGAAAAAGCATCAAACATCGGTTATGCAACCATTAAAAAATTATGTAACAACCAAAACTACTCACCTAGATTTTCAACCATTGCGAAAATAAATCATGGCTTAAAAATGCTCGGAAAGAATATTGAAGTGAATGATTATCTTTGA